Proteins co-encoded in one Aspergillus flavus chromosome 2, complete sequence genomic window:
- a CDS encoding ankyrin repeat protein, with protein sequence MTALESAAQGGHLPCVRYLLGHGATVTPQNSHSSALKRASAGGFPDVVDTLLQAGAGPNDDNALHAAAFGGHLEIFNRLVDAGADIDASHEYENSFRAGHLTALQEAARGGHLSVVDTLIRKGADVNALPRGMTALQAAVASNSPEVVRYLIAVGANINAPAEKWGRTALQKAAEIGSIEMVNMLLDAGAVMERSAHQNGRDAPALELAIKGGHLSVAETLLRKMDRAGEQEQKYLCDPLTLALHAAAFEGYEHIVRRLLEAGAPILDLDNSDLVPPEMDSSRHSPYSGTALQRAVAGGHVEAARLLLEYGADVNAAPARVKSPLHLACRNGDVIMARMLLDARANFRAVSYSGKTVRRSAEKGGSVEILQLLNMREALEPSDGNKTEILDVSTIAKRGLCSTCSGLPLEVFTSPRWLRRYHSNAFCFHPSLVSLEKSARGGCPFCLFFWKRLGINIISIPQPSKVRLFYGRRSTDDVAKMLSQIDEPYPKDIERPRSERADFQACVEPFDGKVKALPGNTQSAETYQQIVTWLQQCIKDHHACTVGSNGRFLPTRLIDLTDWGRGKVVKLVESNSIHRDQSIPSQDGQSSKMVRAVKTQPSWVGLLGQGPLQSRGWCLQERELSPRVLHYTPSQVLWECRAFKASEGWPERDISMINTLSHFQGCIERTSQKAILILVICWNMGFLPRRAGITIC encoded by the exons ATGACCGCCCTAGAGTCTGCAGCCCAGGGAGGTCATTTGCCGTGTGTGCGATATCTCCTGGGACACGGTGCTACTGTGACTCCCCAAAACTCTCATTCTTCGGCACTAAAGCGAGCCTCGGCCGGGGGCTTTCCCGACGTAGTGGATACCCTTTTGCAAGCAGGGGCAGGGCCAAATGATGACAATGCCCTCCATGCAGCAGCATTTGGGGGTCATCTGGAAATTTTCAATCGACTGGTGGATGCCGGCGCCGACATCGATGCAAGTCACGAGTACGAGAACAGCTTCCGAGCAGGACATCTCACAGCTCTACAGGAAGCAGCACGCGGAGGGCATCTGAGTGTGGTTGACACACTTATACGGAAAGGTGCCGATGTGAATGCGCTACCTCGAGGCATGACCGCACTGCAAGCAGCGGTCGCCAGTAATTCCCCAGAAGTGGTGAGGTATCTGATTGCCGTGGGTGCCAATATCAATGCTCCCGCTGAAAAATGGGGTCGCACTGCTCTCCAGAAAGCAGCCGAGATAGGTAGCATAGAGATGGTGAACATGCTTCTTGATGCAGGGGCAGTAATGGAAAGGTCGGCACACCAGAATGGGCGAGACGCACCCGCACTGGAGTTAGCGATCAAAGGTGGACATCTTAGCGTGGCGGAGACCCTTCTTCGGAAGATGGATAGAGCGGGAGAACAAGAGCAGAAGTATCTCTGTGACCCCTTAACCCTGGCGTTGCATGCAGCCGCCTTCGAGGGCTACGAACACATTGTTCGCCGTTTATTGGAAGCTGGAGCACCGATATTGGATCTAGACAACTCAGACCTGGTCCCTC CGGAGATGGATTCCTCCCGACATTCTCCATACTCCGGAACCGCTTTGCAAAGAGCCGTGGCTGGTGGCCACGTGGAAGCCGCCCGCTTGCTTCTTGAGTATGGGGCCGACGTAAACGCTGCCCCAGCGAGAGTCAAATCGCCTTTGCATCTCGCGTGTCGAAATGGAGATGTAATCATGGCACGTATGCTATTGGATGCGCGAGCGAACTTTCGCGCGGTGTCCTACTCTGGGAAAACAGTGCGCAGATCGGCCGAGAAAGGTGGCAGCGTCGAAATACTGCAATTGCTCAACATGAGGGAGGCTCTAGAGCCTTCCGACGGGAACAAAACAGAGATACTTGACGTGTCCACTATAGCCAAAAGGGGACTATGTTCAACCTGTTCAGGATTACCCCTAGAGGTATTCACTAGTCCAAGGTGGTTACGACGCTATCATTCCAATGCCTTCTGTTTCCACCCATCGCTGGTATCCCTCGAAAAAAGTGCTCGAGGTGGGTGCcctttttgcctctttttcTGGAAACGGTTGGGCATCAACATAATATCGATTCCTCAACCCAGCAAAGTCCGTTTATTCTACGGCAGGAGGTCCACCGACGACGTGGCCAAGATGTTAAGTCAGATAGACGAACCATATCCCAAAGATATTGAAAGACCGCGAAGTGAACGCGCAGACTTCCAAGCCTGTGTAGAACCTTTTGACG GAAAGGTCAAAGCACTCCCAGGCAATACCCAGTCTGCCGAGACGTACCAGCAAATTGTGACCTGGCTCCAACAATGCATCAAGGACCATCACGCATGTACCGTAGGCTCCAATGGTCGTTTCTTGCCTACCAGGCTGATTGACCTGACGGACTGGGGGCGCGGGAAAGTCGTGAAACTCGTTGAAAGCAATAGCATTCATCGCGACCAATCCATCCC CTCGCAGGACGGCCAGTCGTCCAAGATGGTTCGTGCAGTGAAAACCCAACCATCATGGGTCGGTCTGCTCGGGCAAGGTCCGTTACAAAGTCGCGGCTGGTGCCTGCAGGAGCGGGAACTGTCGCCACGAGTATTACACTACACTCCGTCGCAAGTTCTCTGGGAGTGTCGCGCATTCAAAGCATCGGAAGGCTGGCCTGAGAGGGATATCTCCA TGAT TAATACACTATCACACTTTCAGGGCTGTATTGAAAGGACCTCTCAAAAAGCCATTTTAATCCTCGTAATTTGTTGGAACATGGGCTTTCTACCTCGTCGGGCGGGAATTACAATTTGCTAG
- a CDS encoding protein kinase BUB1-like protein — translation MAAQEEVVDFDIIENQKENIQSLPGGRSARELARIFSPRGTEDKLYSPSPNDTRTVNDAIRQDYEAELQAIGESDDPLDIYDRYVKWTLDAYPSSQATPESGLLPLLERAVKSFLTSPHYKNDPRYLRLWVHYIRLFSDSPRETFAFLARHQIGEGLALFYEEFASWLEGAGRWTQADEVYRLGVDREARPVERLVRKYREFQQRYEQRTQDNGPSSPALPAVRPALAAKVDPFASAAAPSPDPQAQRAAPAAAAPKTKSGKPKMAIFSDADSASQPAVSGQTKGWDSIGSMSDRRKENKVEAKPWAGETLKAGKKPAPKEKMTIFRDEVRLIGGMNPVWFTIMCMQSNQNSHLKESMQSKHVPEHRVREAVNPRTGRRERVFVNLDAVYPDYTNPNVEVSFEELRAMRRGWMDKKWRPQKEPLRQISGNENSAAIDPARALPDEFNEKLTMKDADISAQQQAPESDAHHEAKAGKARKLKLREVKQETQTVKMKFDSPTGGKIRRKSTAEPTMTIHTRAATDEIYSIFNQPLKAETEAAESSDFDDDDYTSAGESTVTGHISAASSDFGDDENTFHKPFDETVGDGFDDNTRAESVVDGEWTQFSAVDDTAGLRSLGVESVSQHHTDERDSIDGDDFEDNQNRQRFIPEMPDDYNPPCGPYRDPAIVAQNRLPFMTPIVEQTEYSLASLTAARNHLYNAKTPSKPQMADLLSTPLIDGTPRQGDTTIGLPEDVALSPTAKKALSSVKSASPFGRKYRQGPIIHDAQCNPTDKTIRNTILSALDPPLATYAGYHGHTETDAHYASDIQKFMKAQPKRSRSGDEASFELPILELPGAERSYIIRRELGAGAFAPVYLAESIDSLPADSDDESEDSNSGGSQLTYSNRSTRRKPRYSFEAIKMEVGPPSPWEFYMIRTAHDRLNQRPGLSRAVDSIIDAHELHVYKRESILVEDYRSQGTLLDLVNLVRNEQVIGGGHGEGGLDEVLAMFFTVELFRTVEALHSCGILHGDIKADNCLVRLEEKAEPPSLIDLGDENAYDPREVHYSPRGSYGWRNKGLSLIDFGRGIDMHAFQPSVQFVADWEAKKHECNEIQEMRPWTHQIDLYGLAGTVHVMLFGKYIESSPVRQSEGAPPNGPRTYRIRESLKRYWEREIWNDVFDLLLNPSSERWVQMELEGNNNPAAMLFDENTPTSPILPVVNSMRYVREKMEAWLLANAEKKGLGLQLRKLEAIFNERKKKLERS, via the exons ATGGCGGCCCAAGAAGAAGTCGTTGACTTCGATATCATCGAAAACCAGAAAGAGAACATCCAGTCCTTACCTGGTGGCCGCTCAGCAAGGGAATTAGCCCGTATATTTTCACCAAGAGGTACAGAAGACAAGCTAtattcaccatcaccaaacGACACGAGGACCGTCAACGATGCCATCAGACAAGATTACGAAGCAGAATTGCAGGCAATAGGAGAATCAGACGACCCACTTGACATCTACGATCGTTATGTGAAATGGACATTGGATGCATACCCTTCCTCACAGGCAACTCCTGAATCGGGTCTCCTCCCATTACTGGAACGGGCAGTGAAGTCCTTCCTCACGTCTCCCCACTATAAGAACGATCCTCGCTACCTTCGGTTATGGGTCCATTACATCCGACTTTTCTCCGACTCACCAAGAGAAACTTTTGCATTCCTAGCACGGCATCAGATCGGAGAAGGACTCGCGCTATTCTATGAGGAATTCGCTTCCTGGCTCGAAGGCGCGGGACGATGGACGCAGGCGGACGAAGTGTATAGGCTTGGTGTCGACCGCGAGGCCCGGCCTGTTGAGCGACTAGTTCGGAAGTATCGTGAATTCCAACAACGCTATGAACAACGAACACAAGATAATGGACCGTCATCCCCTGCACTGCCCGCAGTCCGACCGGCACTGGCTGCCAAGGTGGACCCCTTTGCTTCGGCAGCAGCCCCATCACCGGATCCACAGGCACAACGAGCAGCCCCAGCTGCTGCTGCACCGAAGACCAAGTCCGGTAAACCGAAGATGGCCATTTTCTCTGACGCTGACTCGGCAAGCCAGCCTGCTGTCTCTGGACAGACTAAGGGATGGGATAGTATTGGGTCAATGAGCGACCGCCGGAAGGAGAACAAGGTGGAAGCGAAACCATGGGCGGGAGAGACTCTTAAGGCAGGAAAGAAGCCTGCtccgaaggagaagatgaccaTTTTCAGGGATGAGGTGA GACTAATTGGTGGCATGAACCCGGTTTGGTTTACGATTATGTGTATGCAGTCAAATCAAAATTCACATTTGAAAGAATCAATGCAATCCAAGCACGTTCCAGAGCATCGCGTAAGGGAAGCGGTAAACCCGCGTACGGGAAGACGAGAGCGTGTTTTCGTCAATCTTGATGCAGTATACCCTGATTATACAAACCCCAATGTTGAAGTCAGCTTTGAGGAGCTGCGAGCCATGCGCCGTGGTTGGATGGACAAAAAATGGCGACCACAAAAAGAGCCTCTGAGGCAGATATCTGGCAATGAAAACTCGGCTGCAATTGATCCAGCCAGAGCACTACCTGATGAGTTTAATGAGAAGTTGACTATGAAGGACGCAGATATTTCGGCGCAGCAGCAAGCTCCGGAATCAGATGCCCATCATGAAGCAAAAGCTGGTAAAGCTCGGAAATTGAAGCTTCGTGAAGTTAAACAGGAGACGCAGACGG TCAAAATGAAGTTCGACTCCCCGACTGGAGGCAAGATTCGTCGCAAGAGCACAGCCGAGCCAACAATGACGATTCATACTCGCGCCGCAACGGACGAGATCTATAGTATCTTCAACCAGCCACTCAAGGCGGAAACAGAGGCAGCCGAAAGTAGCGActtcgatgatgatgactacACAAGCGCTGGGGAGAGCACCGTAACTGGACACATATCGGCTGCTTCGAGCGAttttggtgatgatgagaatACATTTCACAAGCCCTTTGATGAAACTGTTGGGGATGGATTTGACGATAACACACGAGCTGAAAGTGTTGTGGACGGTGAATGGACACAATTCTCTGCAGTCGACGATACGGCCGGCCTTCGCTCATTGGGCGTCGAGTCGGTGTCGCAACACCACACAGATGAGAGGGACAGCATCGACGGCGATGATTTTGAAGACAACCAAAACCGACAAAGATTTATCCCAGAAATGCCTGACGATTACAACCCACCATGCGGCCCATACCGAGACCCAGCGATAGTTGCCCAGAATCGCTTGCCCTTCATGACACCTATCGTAGAACAAACTGAGTATTCCCTTGCATCCCTGACAGCAGCCAGGAACCACCTGTACAATGCGAAGACTCCGTCCAAGCCTCAGATGGCAGATCTTCTGTCAACGCCACTGATCGATGGAACACCTCGCCAAGGAGATACTACGATTGGCTTGCCCGAAGATGTTGCGCTGAGTCCGACTGCAAAGAAGGCATTGTCTAGTGTCAAATCAGCCTCCCCTTTCGGCCGTAAATATCGACAGGGACCAATCATTCATGATGCACAATGCAATCCTACTGACAAAACAATCCGGAACACCATTCTCTCAGCCTTGGACCCACCACTTGCGACATACGCTGGATATCACGGTCATACGGAGACAGATGCCCATTATGCTTCTGACATTCAGAAGTTCATGAAGGCTCAGCCAAAGCGTTCCCGAAGCGGTGACGAAGCGTCATTTGAATTGCCCATCCTTGAGCTTCCTGGTGCAGAAAGAAGCTATATCATCCGGCGGGAGCTTGGAGCCGGTGCATTTGCCCCAGTATACCTAGCGGAGAGTATCGATAGCTTGCCCGCCGATTCTGACGATGAATCTGAAGATAGCAACAGTGGAGGCTCGCAGCTTACCTACAGTAACAGATCAACACGGCGCAAGCCTCGCTATAGCTTTGAGGCTATCAAGATGGAAGTCGGTCCTCCAAGCCCATGGGAATTTTACATGATCCGGACTGCACATGACCGCCTGAACCAACGACCAGGTTTGTCGCGCGCGGTGGACAGTATAATCGATGCTCACGAGCTGCATGTGTacaaaagggaaagcatTCTTGTCGAGGATTATCGCAGCCAAGGAACCTTGCTGGATCTTGTCAACCTTGTCCGAAATGAGCAAGTCATAGGTGGCGGCCACGGCGAAGGAGGCCTAGATGAGGTCCTTGCTATGTTCTTTACCGTGGAGTTATTCCGTACTGTGGAAGCACTTCACTCATGTGGTATACTCCATGGCGACATCAAAGCCGATAATTGCCTTGTGCGCCTCGAGGAGAAAGCAGAACCTCCGTCACTCATCGATCTTGGAGATGAGAACGCTTACGACCCACGCGAAGTGCATTACTCCCCTCGGGGGTCATACGGCTGGCGCAACAAAGGCCTTTCACTTATCGATTTTGGTCGTGGCATAGACATGCACGCTTTCCAGCCATCCGTTCAATTTGTTGCCGACTGGGAGGCCAAAAAACATGAATGTAACGAGATTCAGGAGATGCGGCCATGGACTCACCAAATCGACCTCTACGGACTTGCAGGCACTGTCCACGTCATGCTCTTCGGAAAGTACATCGAGTCATCCCCTGTTCGCCAAAGTGAAGGTGCACCTCCCAATGGGCCTCGAACGTACCGAATCCGAGAATCTTTAAAACGGTACTGGGAGCGGGAGATCTGGAACGATGtctttgatcttctcctcaaCCCTAGTTCAGAGCGATGGGTTCAGATGGAGCTGGAAGGAAACAACAACCCCGCTGCAATGCTGTTCGATGAGAACACACCCACCTCGCCCATCCTCCCCGTTGTCAACTCCATGAGATACGTCCGAGAAAAAATGGAAGCATGGCTACTCGCCAACGCGGAGAAGAAAGGCCTGGGTCTCCAGCTCCGAAAGCTTGAGGCTATCTTTAacgagagaaagaaaaagctagAAAGATCATGA